A stretch of DNA from Methylobacterium sp. CB376:
TGCGCCGCCTCGTCGCCGAGCCCCTGGGCCTGCGCGACACCGGCTTCGCCCTCGGCGACGCCTCCCGCCTCGCCGCCGCCTACGCGGACGGGGTGCCGCTCGCGCGCCGGATGCGCGAGCCGGACACCCTGCACTTCGGGCCGGGCCTGGCCGGCATCGCGATGGATCCGGCCCGCATCTTCGATCCGGAGGCCTTTCCGTCCGGCGGCGCCGGGATGGTCGGCACGGCCGCGGAGGTGATGCGCCTCCTGGAGGCCCTGCGCCGGGGCGGCGCGCCGCTGATGCCGCCCGACCTCGCGGCGGAGATGGGCCGCGACCAGGTCGCCAAGATCGACCTCGAAGGCTCGCCCGGCTGGGGCTACGGGCTCGGATTCGCGGTGCTGCGCGATCCGCGGGCGGCGGGGGTCGCGGAGACGCCCGGGACGTGGCGCTGGGGCGGCGTCTACGGCCACAGCTGGCTCGTCGACCCGGCCCGCGGCCTCACGCTCGTGGCCCTGACCAACACCGCCCTCGAGGGCATGTGGAGCAGCGGGCGCTTCGCGCTCGACCTCGGCCGGGCGATCGCGGCGGCCCCGTGACCGGCCGTGGGCGCCGCCCGATCGATCCCGGCCGCGCGGCGCTTGAGCGAAGCCGACATCCGCATGGCGAAGCCATCCGTCGAATGTCGCATGCCAAAGCCCGCGCGGCGCTTGAGCGAGGCCCAAAGCCGCCATCCCGAAGGGATGAAGCGGGTTTGGTATGCCAAGCCCGCGCGGCGCTTGAGCGAAGCCGACATCCGCATGGCGAAGCCATCCGTCGGATGTCGGATCACTCGGCCGCCTGCCGGATCGGCATGAACCCGATCGGCTGGCGCTGCGGTCCCTCCTGCTTGAGGGTGCGCAGCATCGTCTCGTAATCCTGCTCCATCTCGGGCGTCACCGAGGGGCGCGTCTCGTGCAGCGCGGCCTCGAAATGCGCCCGCGTCACCTCGCTCGCCGCGAGGTCCGCCCGCAGCGCCATCAGGCCGGCCCGGCGGGTGAGGTCCTCCAGGTCCGCCCCGGTGAAGCGCACGGTGCGGGCCGCGAGGTCGTCGAGGTCGACGTCGCGGGCGAGCGGCATCCCGCGGGTGTGGATGCCCAGGATGTGGCGGCGGCCCTCCGCGCTCGGCACCGGCACGTAGACGAGTTCGTCGAAGCGGCCCGGCCGCAGCAGGGCCGGATCGACCAGGTTCGGCCGGTTGGTGGCGGCGATCACCACCACGCCCTGCAGCTCCTCCAGCCCGTCCATCTCGGCCAGGATCGTGTTGACCACCCGCTCGGTCACGGCGGGCTCGCCGAGGCCGCCGCCGCGCACCGGCGCGAGCGAGTCGATCTCGTCGATGAAGATCACGGTCGGGGCGACCTGCCGGGCCCGGGCGAACAGGCGCGAGACCTGCTGCTCGGATTCGCCGTACCATTTCGAGAGCAGGTCCGAGGACTTCGTCGCCACGAAATTCGCCGAGGCCTCCCGCGCCACCGCCTTGGCGAGCAGCGTCTTGCCGGTGCCGGGCGGCCCGAACAGCAGGAAGCCCTTGGCCGGCCGGATGCCGATGCGCCGGAACGCCTCCGGGTTCTTGAGGGGCAGTTCCACGCCCTCGCGCAGGCGGGTCTGGACGTCGCCGAGCCCGCCGACGTCGTCCCAGCCGACATTCGGCACCTGGATCATGATCTCGCGCAGCGCCGAGGGCTGGACCCGCTTGAGGGCGTTGAGGAAATCCTCGCGGCAGACCTGCAGGGTCTCGAGGATCTCCGGCGGGATCCCCTCCTTCAGGTTGATCTGCGGCAGCACGCGCCGCAGCGCGTCCATGGCCGCCTCGCGGGCGAGCGCCGCGAGGTCGGCCCCCACGAAGCCGTAGGTGGTGCGGGCGATCTCGTCGAGGTCGACGGTGTCGCCGAGCGGCATGCCGCGGGTGTGGATGGTCAGCACCTCGCGCCGGCCCGGCTCGTCGGGCACGCCGATCACGATCTCGCGGTCGAAGCGGCCGGGCCGGCGCAGGGCCTCGTCGATCGCGTCGCGCCGGTTCGTCGCCCCGATCACCACGATGTTCTGGCGCGGCTCCAGCCCGTCCATCAGGGTGAGGAGCTGGGCGACGATGCGGCGCTCCACCTCGCCGCGGGCCTCCTCGCGCTTCGGCGCGATCGAGTCGATCTCGTCGATGAAGATGATCGCGGGCGAATTGCGCTGCGCGTCGGAGAAGATCTGGCGCAGGCGCTGCTCGGATTCCCCGTACTGGCTGCCCATGATCTCCGGGCCGGCGATGTGGAAGAACTGCGCCTCGGTCTCGTTGGCGACCGCGCGGGCGAGCAGGGTCTTGCCGGTGCCGGGCGGGCCGTAGAGGAGCACGCCCTTGGGCGGGTCGATGCCGAGACGCTGAAACAGCTCGGGGTGGCGCAGCGGCAGCTCCACCATCTCGCGCACCTGGTCGACGGTGCTGCCGAGCCCGCCGATGTCGTCGTAGGTGACGTCGGCGCGCCGCGCCTCCTTGGGCTCCTCGTAGATCGGCCGCAGGTCGATCTCGGTCTCGGCCGTGACCTGCACGATGCCGCGCGGCTGGGTCGAGACCACGACCAGGCGGATCTCCTGAAGGCCGTAGGCCGGCAGGTTGAACATCGAGCGCAGCTCGGGCGGCACGTCGTCGTGGCCCATCCGCGACTGCACCGAGGTCGAGATCACGTCCCCGGCCATCAGCGGCCGCCGGAAGAAGGTGCGGCGCAGGGCCTCGGCCGAGCCCTGCAGGCGCAGGTTCTTCTGGGCCGGGGCGAGCACGACGCGGTTCGCGGGCCGCACCTCGGCGCGCTTGATCTCGACGTGGTCGCCCGAGCTCACCCCCGCATTGACGCGCTGGAGGCCGTCGAGGCGGATGATGCTGAGGCCCTCGTCCTCGGCGCCGAGGGCGATGGCGAGCGCCGTGGTGTGGCGCTTGCCGACGATCTCGATCGGGTCGCCCTCCTGCAGGTGCAGGCTGCGGAGAACCGCCGCGCCCACCCGGGCGACACCGCGCCCCACATCCTGCGCCCGCGCATTCGCCACCTGCGCGCGCACGCTGCCCGTGTCTTCCGCCATCCCGATCCGCCTCTCGCTGCGCGGGCGCCCGGGCGCACGCGGCGCCGGGCGGGGAGCTCGCCCGTCCGCGGGGGGCCCCGTTCGGCGGGAGAACGCGGGGGCCGCGCGGATTGTTCGGCGCGCGGCGAATCGCGCCCGCTCAGCCGTAGAGGGTGAGGATTCCGAGGTCGCCGATGCGGTCGTCCGGGAGCAGGCCGCGCAGGGTCGCGGTGACGGCGTAGCCCGTCGCGGTCCGGGCGAATTCGTAGAGGTGGTAGCCGGCGCAGTGGCTCAGCGCGCCGCCGCGGGCCGAGGCGGAAGGCGCCCCGATCACCGGCACGCGCCGCCCGTCCGGCCCGATCACGAAGGCGACCGAGCCGACGTGGTTGTGGCCGTGCAGGACGAGGTCCGCGCCGACCCGGCGGATCATCGCCTCGACGGCGGACGCGTCGGTCAGGTTGCGCCCGGGCAGGGCCCCGCCGACATGGGGCGGGTGGTGGATCATCACCACGCGGCAGGGCGCCTCCGGCTCGCGGGCGAGGCTGCCGAGCAGCGCTTCGGCCGCCGCGATCTGGCGGGTTCCGAGCCGGCCGCTCGCCACGAAGGGCGCGGTCGGGATCGCCGAGGACAGCCCGACCAGGGCGAGCGGCCCGCGGCGGCGCAGGTAGGGGAAGGCGCGCTCGCCTCCGGCATCGTCCCGCGTCCAGGGGCCGACCGCGTCGAGGAGCCCGTCGAGGGAGCCGCGCACGTAGGCGTCGTGGTTGCCCGGCACGAAGCTCACCGCCTCGGGCCCGCCCAGCGCCTCCAGGAACATCCGGGCGGTCTCCCACTCGCTCGGCAATCCGATGTTGCAGAGGTCGCCCGTGCAGGCGATGTGGTCGGGCGCGGCCGCCCGCAGGTCGGCGACCAGCGCCTCCAGCACCGCCATGTCGTGCGTCAGCTTGCGGCCGCGGCTCCAGTTCACCCAGCCGGTCGCGCGCTTGCTGAGCAACTGGCGCAGGCGCGGGCGCGAGAGCGGCCCGACATGGGGATCGGTGAGGTGGGCGAGGCGGAACATCGCGACGGCGAACGCGGGGGCGCCTCCGGTGGCGGCCCGGAACGACTCCCCGCCGCCGGGCGGCTTATGACCAAGGCCGCGCGGCGCCGCAAGCGCCCGCGGCGCCCGCACGCCCCGCCGCGACGCGCGGATCGGGGCCCGCGCGAGGTTGCGCCCTGCACTCAGGGGGCGCTAGACGGCGGGCTCCGGAAGCGGGATACGGCGGGTGGGGTCCGAGTCGGTCCCCCGCGGCGCCGGCTCCCCGCGGCCTCGCCCGAGGTCCGCCGCAGCGTCATCTCATGAGCCCTGTCCTCCGCACCGGCCGCCTTCCCACCGGCTGTCCCGGCGGTCCGTCCGCCCCTTCCCGCGAGCGTGGGCCGGAGCGGGGCGCCGGATGAGCGCCCCCGCCATGCCGTTCCTGCTGCGGGCCTACCATCACGGGCTCCTCGCCCTCGAACCGGCCCTGATCGGCCTGCTGGCCTGGCGCCGCCGCAAGGGCAAGGAGGATCCGGAGCGGCTGCCCGAGCGCGTCGGGCGCGCCGGCAAGCCGCGCCCCGCCGGGCCCCTCGTCTGGGCGCACGGCGCCAGCGTCGGCGAGGCCCTGATGCTGCTGCCGCTCGTCGACCGCCTCGCCCGCCGCGGCTTCACGGTGCTGGTCACCTCCGGCACCCGAACCTCGGCCGACCTCGTCGCCGCCCGCCTGCCCGCGGGCGCCCTGCACCAATTCGCACCCCTGGACGCGCCGCGCTACGTGGCGCGCTTCCTGGACCATTGGCGGCCGGACCTCGCCATCGTGGCGGAATCGGAACTGTGGCCGAACACCATCCTGGCCCTCGATGCCCGCCAGGTGCCCCTGATCCTCGTCAACGGCCGCATGTCGGAGCGCTCCGCCCGGGGCTGGGCCCGGCTGCCGGCCTTGGCGCGGGCGGTGCTCTCGCGCATCGCGATCTGCCTCGTCCAGACCCGCGAGGAGGCCGAGCGCTTCCTCCGGCTCGGGGCGCCGCGGGTCGTCGTGTCCGGGAACCTGAAATTCGACGCCCCCGCCCCGCCGGCCGACCCGCAGGCCCTGGCCCAGTTCTCGGCGATGCTGGCCGGGCGGCCGGTCTGGCTCGCGGCCAGCACGCATCCGGGCGAGGAGGCGGGCATCATCGCGGTCCATCGGCGCCTCGCCGCGCAGCGCCCCGGCCTGATCACCCTCGTCGTGCCGCGCCATCCGCGCCGCGGCGCCGAGATTGCCGCGGCGGGCCGCGCCGCCGGCCTGCGCGTCGCGCTGCGCAGCCAGGGCGGCCTGCCCGACGCGCGCACCGATCTCTACGTCGCCGACACGATCGGGGAGCTCGGCCTGTTCTACCGCCTCGCGCCCGTCGCCTTCATCGGCGGATCCCTGGTCGAGCGCGGCGGCCAGAACCCGATCGAGCCGGCCCGGCTCGACACCCCGATCCTGCACGGGCCCCATGTCCGGAACTTCGCCCAGGCCTACGCGGTGCTGGGACAGGCCGGGGCCGCCTTGGCGGTGGCCGACGAGGACGCCCTCGCGGAGGCCCTGGGCCGGCTCCTCGCCGACCCGGCGCGCCGCGCCGCGATGGCGGCGGCCGGGCGCCGCGCGGTGACGGCCTGCGGCGGCGCCCTCGACCGGACCATGGCGGCCCTCGAACCCTTCATCTGCCAGATGAAGATCAGCGGCCGGTTCGGCTGAGGATGCGGGCCCCGGACTTCTGGTGGCGCGATCCGCCTTCCCTGCCGGCCCGGCTGCTCGCGCCAGTCGGGGCGCTCTACGGCGCCGCCGCGGCGCGGCGAATGGCCCGGCCTGGCGCGCCGGCCCCCTGCCCGGTCGTCTGCGTCGGCAACGTCACCCTGGGCGGGGCCGGCAAGACCCCGACCGCCCTGGCGCTCGCGGCCCTGCTGCGGGAGCTCGGCGCGCGCCCCGCCTTCCTGAGCCGGGGCTACGGCGGGTCCCTGCCGGGGCCGCTGCGCGTCGATCCCGCCGCCCACGGCGCCGCCGAGGTCGGGGACGAGCCCCTGCTCATCGCCCGCGCGGCGCCCACCATCGTCGCCCGGGACCGCCCGGCCGGCGCCGCGGCCTGCGCGGCCGCCGGCGCCGACGTGATCGTGATGGATGACGGGCTGCAGAACCCGTCCCTGCGCAAGGATTGGTCCCTGGCCGTCTTCGACGCCGGGGTCGGCATCGGCAACGGCCTGCCCTTCCCGGCCGGGCCGCTGCGGGCGCCGCTCGGCGCCCAGTGGCCCCTCGTCTCGGCCGTGCTGGTGATCGGGGACGCGGCGCAGGGTCGCCCGCTCCTCGCGGCGGCGGCGGCGCGCGGCCTGCCCGCCCTGCGCGGGCGGCTCGCGCCGGACGCGGCGGCCGCCGCGGCGCTGCGCGGCCGCCCCGTCCTCGCCTTCGCGGGGATCGGCCGGCCGGACAAGTTCTTCGAGAGCCTGCGCGCGGTCGGGGCGGAGCTGCGCGGGACGCGCGCCTTCCCGGACCATCACGCCTACCGGGCGGGGGAGATCGCGGCGCTGGAGCGGGAGGCGACGCGGCGGGGCCTGACCCTCGTCACCACCGAGAAGGACCGCGTGCGCCTGCCCGCCGCCATGGCGGTGGCGGTGCTGCCGGTGCGGCTCGCGCTCGCGCCGGACGACGCGGCGCTCCTGCGCGCGCGCCTCGCGGCCCTGCTGAGGGGGCGGGCCGGGCCCTGAGCGGTCAGGGCCGCCCCGTCTCCCGCAGCCGCTGCATCACCGCCTCCGGCCCGGCATAGGCCTCCTGGCGGGCCACGCTCCAGTAGCGCAGGTCGTCGAGGGCGATCTCCGCGCCGGTCACCGCGCAGCGCACGAAGCGGCCCGGGCGCACCACCCTCAGGTTGCTGTCGCCGTACTCGACCACCGCCTCGCCCGTTCCGCCCCGATCCATCCGTCCCAGCATCGCGTCCTCCGGTCCGATCCCCGCGTGTAGGACGCCGCGGCCCGGCTGTCGACGGAGGCCGCGCCGGCTCACAGGCGGTAGCGGATCTGGTCGGTCCAGAACCGCTCCAGGCGGGCCAGCGACTGGTTCAGGCGGACGAAATCGTCCTCCGAGATGCCGCCGATCGGCTGGATCGTCCGGGCGTGCTTGTCGTAGAGGCCGCGCACGATCTCGTGCACCTCCCGGCCCTTATCGGTCAGGCTGATCCGCACCGAGCGCCGGTCGGTCTTCGAGCGGGCGTGGTGCAGGTAGCCGGTCTCGACCAGCTTCTTCACGTTGTAGGAGACGTTCGAGCCGAGATAGTAGCCGCGGGTGCGCAGCTCGCTCGCGGTCAGCTCCTTGTCGCCGATATTGTAGAGCAGCAGCGCCTGCACGCTGTTGACGTCCTCGCGGCCGCGGCGCTCGAACTCGTCCTTGATGACGTCGAGCAGGCGGCGGTGCAGCCGCTCGACGAGGTGCAGGGCCTCCAGGTATTGGTTGCGCACCACCGGCGCGGCTTCCGGGGCCCGGGCCTGCTCGGCCACCTTCAACGCCTGGTTCTTCATGGTTTCGCCTCTCTGTACTGCCTGCTGGGCGGTGTTGTCCGCTCCGCTTATGCAGCCAACCTAGGAGGCCCCCGTGAATGTGGGTTTAAACGATACGCTAAATTCTCGATTTACCGATGTGGGTAAATCGACGATAAAGCCGCCGGTCGCGGCCCCGGCGTCCCCGGTCACCGCATCTCGCGCGAGGCGAGCCAGGATACGGTGAAGTAGAGGACGACGATCGTCCCGTCGAAGGCAAGGTTCGGCACACTCATCGGCAGGAGCTGCGGGGTGAGCAGCGCCAGCACGAAGGCCGAGGTCGCGGCGAGCAGCCAGACGACGCCGCCCCAGGCGGTGCCGAGCCAGAGCCCGACCGCGGCCAGGAGGTCGATCACCCCGAAATAGATGATGACCGCCTGACGCCCCACCGGGGCGCCCTCGAAGGGCTGGGCGCCGGGCCGGGCGCCCAGGATCTCCGCCCAGGCGCTGAGGCCCTTGATCATCCAGATCACCGCGACCATGCGCATGAGCCAGATCAGCACCACGTCCCAGCGGGTGCCGGGCGGCTGAGGATTGCGCTCGATGCGGTCGCCCCCGTCCTCCGACAGGGCGAGGCCGCGCGAGGGGCCGCTGCGGGCCCTGGGGAGGCCGCGCATCTCAGGCGAACCGGGGCTCGTCGGGCAGGGGCGCGAAATGCGCCTCCACCGCCTCCGCCGTGACCGCCTCGAGGCGCTCGGGCCGCCAGCGCGGGGCGCCGTCCTTGTCGATCAGGGTGGCGCGCACCCCCTCGTAGAAGTCGTGTCCTTCGAGGATGCGGGTGACGATCCGGTACTCGGTCAGCATCGCCTCCGGGAAACTCATGGCGATGCCCCGGCGCATCTGCGCGAAGGCGACGGCGACGCTGGTGGGCGAGCGCGTGCGGATCGTGGCGGCGGCCTTGCCCGCGAAGCCGGAGCCCTCCCGCGCCGCCGCGTCGAGCCGGGCCAGCACCGCCGCCACGCTCTCGGCCGAGAAGCAGGAATCGATCACCTCGCGGGCGGCGTGGAGCGGCCCGGGCGGGGGCGCCTCGCTCTCGCCCAGCGCCGCCTCGACCGGCTCCCCCGCGGCGAGCCGCTCCGTGATCGCCTCGAAGGCGGGGGCCGGCGCCGCCCGCGTCGCGAGCCCGAAGGCGAGGCCGTCCCCCGGCCCGACCCGGTCGCCGGTGAGGGCGAGGTAGGTTCCGAAGGCGCCCGGCAGGCGCGGCAGCGCGTAGGTCGCCCCGACATCCGGGAAGAAGCCGATCCCCACCTCCGGCATCGCGAACAGGTAGCGCTCCCCCGCGACGCGGTGCGCGCCGTGCAGCGACAGCCCGACGCCCCCGCCCATCACGATCCCGTCGATCAGCGACACGATCGGCTTGGGGTAGCGGTGGATCAGGGCGTTGAGCGCGTATTCCTCCCGCCAGAAGGCGTCGGGCGCCCGCGGGCCCCGCGCCCGCGCCTCGTCGTGGAGGTGCCGGATGTCGCCGCCCGCGCAGAAGGCGCGCCCGGCGCCGCGCAGCACGATGCGCGTCACCCCGGGATCCGCCAGCCACGCGTCGAGGGCGGCGCGCAGGCGCCGCACCATGCCGAGATCGAGCGCGTTGAGGGCCTGCGGGCGGTTGAGGGTGAGGCACCCCGCCGTCCCCCGCCGCTCGACCAGGACGTGGGTCTCCGCGTCGCCCGCCATATCGCCCGCCATCGGCATCCTTCCTGACCTGCTGGGGCCGTAAACCAGCCGCCGGGGAGTGCGTCAACGCGACGGGCGCGCCCGTTTGCTGCCTGCCATGCGGCCGGGGCCGTCCCGGACGGGTTCCGAGGCGGCGCGGGTCTGTGCTAGGGCTTCATGAGAAGAATGACAGCGGCCCGTGCCCGCGGGTCCGGGAGGTCTCGAATTCGATGTCGCAGATCCAGCCCTTCGTCCGGCCCCTCGCCCGCGACGCCGCCCGGACCGAGACCGCCCCCGGCCTGTCCCTGACCCAGCGGCCGCGCCGCAACCGCAAGGCGGAGTGGTCGCGCCGGCTCGTGCGCGAGACCGTGCTGACCCTCGACGACCTGATCTGGCCGCTCTTCGTCATCGAGGGCGAGCGCCGGCGCGAGCCGGTGCCCTCCATGCCGGGCGTCGAGCGGCTGAGCGTCGACGAGGCGGTGCGCGAGGCCGAGCGCGCGGCCGCCCTGCGGATCCCGGCCATCGCCTTCTTCCCCTACGTCGAGCCCTCGCTGCGGGACGAGACCGGCTCGGAGGCGCTCAACCGCAACAACCTCGTCTGCCGGGCGGTGCGGGCCGTGAAGGCGGCGGTGCCGGAACTCGGCGTGATCACGGACGTCGCCCTCGACCCCTATACCAGCCACGGCCATGACGGGCTCCTCGACGACACCGTGATCGTCAACGACGAGACCGTGGCGCTCCTGGTCGAGCAGAGCCTGATCCAGGCCGAGGCCGGCACCGACGTGATCGCCCCCTCCGACATGATGGACGGGCGCGTCGGCGCGATCCGCGCGGGGCTCGACCGCTCGGGCTTCCGCGACGTGCAGATCATGGCCTACGCGGCCAAGTACGCGAGCGCCTTCTACGGCCCGTTCCGGGACGCGATCGGCACCAGCGCGACGCTCAAGGGCGACAAGCGCACCTACCAGATGGACCCCGGCAACACCGAGGAGGCGCTGCGCGAAGTCGCGCTCGACCTGGAGGAGGGGGCCGATTCCGTGATGGTGAAGCCCGGCCTTCCCTACCTCGACATCATCCGGCGGGTGAAGGAAGGCTTCGGCGTGCCGACCTTCGCCTACCAGGTCTCGGGCGAGTACGCGATGATCGCGGCGGCGGCCCAGAACGGCTGGCTCGACGGCGAGCGCGCCATGATCGAGAGCTTGGTGGCCTTCAAGCGCGCGGGCGCGGACGGCATCTTCACCTATTTCGCGCCGCGGGTCGCGGAGCGCCTGCGGGCCGGGTGAGGACGGCCGTCATCCTCGCCGCGTCGGCGGTCGCCCTCGCGGCCTGCGCGCCCGACCTCGACCCCGCCCAGGAGCGGGTCTGCCGGCGCGTGCTGCCGACCCTGGTGGCGGAGGGCGGGCGGGCGCGGGTGCTCGGCGCCGCGCCCGGGCGCGCGCCCCGCAGCATCCGCATCGACTTCGTCGAGGAGCGCGCCGGGCGCCCGCCCCTCACCCGCTGGGTGGTGTGCCGCTTCTCGGAGATGAGCCGCGTCGATCTCGGCGGGGTGCTGAGCGACCGCGGCCAGGTCGGCGAGGCCGCCCTCTACCTCCTCAAGCACTACTACCTCGACACGCCCGACGCGGCGGCGGCCGAGCCCGCCCCCGGCTGACGCCGCGGCCGGGCGATCGCCCCTGGCCGGTGGGCCGTGCCGACGCGCGCATCGACTCCGCGGGCGGCCGGGATCATTCTGACGGCGGGAATCGCCGCGGATGCGGCGCCGAGCGCGAGGGCGTATCTTGAGCGAACCCTACGTCATCGGCCCGGACGACGTCGCCCGGGCCGCCGAGACCATCCGGGGCCACGTGCTGCGCACGCCGCTGGTGCCGGCGCCGCGCCTGTCGGAGGTCACCGGCGCCCGGGTCTTCGTCAAGCACGAGAACATGCAGGCGACCGGGGCCTTCAAGGAGCGCGGCGCGGCGAACCGCCTGAGCCGGCTCGACGCCGACGAGCGCCGCCGCGGCGTGGTGGCGATGTCGGCCGGCAACCACGCCCAGGCGGTGGCCTATCACGCGAGGCGCCTCGGCATCCCGGCCACGATCGTGATGCCGGCCACGACCCCCCTCGTGAAGGTCGAGAACACCCGCGCCCACGGCGCCACCGTGCTCCTGGAGGGCGAGACGCTGGTCGAGGCGGCCGAGACCGCCCGCGACCTCGTCGAGACGCGGGGCCTCGTCCTGGTCCACCCCTACGACGACCCGGCCGTGATGGCCGGCCAGGGCACGGTCGCCCTGGAGATGCTGGAGGATGCGCCCGACCTCGACTGCCTCGTGGTGCCGATCGGCGGCGGCGGGCTGATGGCCGGGATGGCGGTCGCCGCCTCCGCCCGGCCGGACCTCGACCTCTACGGCGTCGAGGCGGCGTTCTACCCCTCCTTCCTCAACGCGATCGACGGCGGCGCGCGCCCGATCGGCGGGCCGACCCTGGCGGAGGGCATCGCCGTCAAGACGGTCGGGCGGTTCACCCTGCCGATCATCCGCGACCGGGTGCGGGAGATCCTCCTCGTCGGCGAGCCCGAGATCGAGCGCGCGGTGCACGACTACGCCACCCTGCAGCGCAGCCTCGCCGAGGG
This window harbors:
- a CDS encoding serine hydrolase domain-containing protein, producing MSETSLILRLDRVIDGALAAERIVGAVVLVGRDGETVYARAAGLADREAAAPMRPDTIFRLASVSKPFVAAAALALVAQGRLALDRPITEWLPDFAPRHEGRPARITLRHLLSHASGLGYGFLESADGPLHRAGVSDGMDRCGLTLAENLRRLAGVPLLFAPGTGFRYGLGLDVAGALVAAATGLTLPEAVRRLVAEPLGLRDTGFALGDASRLAAAYADGVPLARRMREPDTLHFGPGLAGIAMDPARIFDPEAFPSGGAGMVGTAAEVMRLLEALRRGGAPLMPPDLAAEMGRDQVAKIDLEGSPGWGYGLGFAVLRDPRAAGVAETPGTWRWGGVYGHSWLVDPARGLTLVALTNTALEGMWSSGRFALDLGRAIAAAP
- a CDS encoding CDC48 family AAA ATPase, whose translation is MAEDTGSVRAQVANARAQDVGRGVARVGAAVLRSLHLQEGDPIEIVGKRHTTALAIALGAEDEGLSIIRLDGLQRVNAGVSSGDHVEIKRAEVRPANRVVLAPAQKNLRLQGSAEALRRTFFRRPLMAGDVISTSVQSRMGHDDVPPELRSMFNLPAYGLQEIRLVVVSTQPRGIVQVTAETEIDLRPIYEEPKEARRADVTYDDIGGLGSTVDQVREMVELPLRHPELFQRLGIDPPKGVLLYGPPGTGKTLLARAVANETEAQFFHIAGPEIMGSQYGESEQRLRQIFSDAQRNSPAIIFIDEIDSIAPKREEARGEVERRIVAQLLTLMDGLEPRQNIVVIGATNRRDAIDEALRRPGRFDREIVIGVPDEPGRREVLTIHTRGMPLGDTVDLDEIARTTYGFVGADLAALAREAAMDALRRVLPQINLKEGIPPEILETLQVCREDFLNALKRVQPSALREIMIQVPNVGWDDVGGLGDVQTRLREGVELPLKNPEAFRRIGIRPAKGFLLFGPPGTGKTLLAKAVAREASANFVATKSSDLLSKWYGESEQQVSRLFARARQVAPTVIFIDEIDSLAPVRGGGLGEPAVTERVVNTILAEMDGLEELQGVVVIAATNRPNLVDPALLRPGRFDELVYVPVPSAEGRRHILGIHTRGMPLARDVDLDDLAARTVRFTGADLEDLTRRAGLMALRADLAASEVTRAHFEAALHETRPSVTPEMEQDYETMLRTLKQEGPQRQPIGFMPIRQAAE
- a CDS encoding metallophosphoesterase family protein; protein product: MFRLAHLTDPHVGPLSRPRLRQLLSKRATGWVNWSRGRKLTHDMAVLEALVADLRAAAPDHIACTGDLCNIGLPSEWETARMFLEALGGPEAVSFVPGNHDAYVRGSLDGLLDAVGPWTRDDAGGERAFPYLRRRGPLALVGLSSAIPTAPFVASGRLGTRQIAAAEALLGSLAREPEAPCRVVMIHHPPHVGGALPGRNLTDASAVEAMIRRVGADLVLHGHNHVGSVAFVIGPDGRRVPVIGAPSASARGGALSHCAGYHLYEFARTATGYAVTATLRGLLPDDRIGDLGILTLYG
- a CDS encoding 3-deoxy-D-manno-octulosonic acid transferase, whose amino-acid sequence is MSAPAMPFLLRAYHHGLLALEPALIGLLAWRRRKGKEDPERLPERVGRAGKPRPAGPLVWAHGASVGEALMLLPLVDRLARRGFTVLVTSGTRTSADLVAARLPAGALHQFAPLDAPRYVARFLDHWRPDLAIVAESELWPNTILALDARQVPLILVNGRMSERSARGWARLPALARAVLSRIAICLVQTREEAERFLRLGAPRVVVSGNLKFDAPAPPADPQALAQFSAMLAGRPVWLAASTHPGEEAGIIAVHRRLAAQRPGLITLVVPRHPRRGAEIAAAGRAAGLRVALRSQGGLPDARTDLYVADTIGELGLFYRLAPVAFIGGSLVERGGQNPIEPARLDTPILHGPHVRNFAQAYAVLGQAGAALAVADEDALAEALGRLLADPARRAAMAAAGRRAVTACGGALDRTMAALEPFICQMKISGRFG
- the lpxK gene encoding tetraacyldisaccharide 4'-kinase, which gives rise to MRAPDFWWRDPPSLPARLLAPVGALYGAAAARRMARPGAPAPCPVVCVGNVTLGGAGKTPTALALAALLRELGARPAFLSRGYGGSLPGPLRVDPAAHGAAEVGDEPLLIARAAPTIVARDRPAGAAACAAAGADVIVMDDGLQNPSLRKDWSLAVFDAGVGIGNGLPFPAGPLRAPLGAQWPLVSAVLVIGDAAQGRPLLAAAAARGLPALRGRLAPDAAAAAALRGRPVLAFAGIGRPDKFFESLRAVGAELRGTRAFPDHHAYRAGEIAALEREATRRGLTLVTTEKDRVRLPAAMAVAVLPVRLALAPDDAALLRARLAALLRGRAGP
- a CDS encoding DUF2093 domain-containing protein; this translates as MLGRMDRGGTGEAVVEYGDSNLRVVRPGRFVRCAVTGAEIALDDLRYWSVARQEAYAGPEAVMQRLRETGRP
- the ldtR gene encoding transcriptional regulator LdtR, whose translation is MKNQALKVAEQARAPEAAPVVRNQYLEALHLVERLHRRLLDVIKDEFERRGREDVNSVQALLLYNIGDKELTASELRTRGYYLGSNVSYNVKKLVETGYLHHARSKTDRRSVRISLTDKGREVHEIVRGLYDKHARTIQPIGGISEDDFVRLNQSLARLERFWTDQIRYRL
- a CDS encoding DUF6163 family protein translates to MRGLPRARSGPSRGLALSEDGGDRIERNPQPPGTRWDVVLIWLMRMVAVIWMIKGLSAWAEILGARPGAQPFEGAPVGRQAVIIYFGVIDLLAAVGLWLGTAWGGVVWLLAATSAFVLALLTPQLLPMSVPNLAFDGTIVVLYFTVSWLASREMR
- a CDS encoding enoyl-CoA hydratase/isomerase family protein, yielding MAGDMAGDAETHVLVERRGTAGCLTLNRPQALNALDLGMVRRLRAALDAWLADPGVTRIVLRGAGRAFCAGGDIRHLHDEARARGPRAPDAFWREEYALNALIHRYPKPIVSLIDGIVMGGGVGLSLHGAHRVAGERYLFAMPEVGIGFFPDVGATYALPRLPGAFGTYLALTGDRVGPGDGLAFGLATRAAPAPAFEAITERLAAGEPVEAALGESEAPPPGPLHAAREVIDSCFSAESVAAVLARLDAAAREGSGFAGKAAATIRTRSPTSVAVAFAQMRRGIAMSFPEAMLTEYRIVTRILEGHDFYEGVRATLIDKDGAPRWRPERLEAVTAEAVEAHFAPLPDEPRFA
- the hemB gene encoding porphobilinogen synthase, which codes for MSQIQPFVRPLARDAARTETAPGLSLTQRPRRNRKAEWSRRLVRETVLTLDDLIWPLFVIEGERRREPVPSMPGVERLSVDEAVREAERAAALRIPAIAFFPYVEPSLRDETGSEALNRNNLVCRAVRAVKAAVPELGVITDVALDPYTSHGHDGLLDDTVIVNDETVALLVEQSLIQAEAGTDVIAPSDMMDGRVGAIRAGLDRSGFRDVQIMAYAAKYASAFYGPFRDAIGTSATLKGDKRTYQMDPGNTEEALREVALDLEEGADSVMVKPGLPYLDIIRRVKEGFGVPTFAYQVSGEYAMIAAAAQNGWLDGERAMIESLVAFKRAGADGIFTYFAPRVAERLRAG